In Ipomoea triloba cultivar NCNSP0323 chromosome 7, ASM357664v1, a single genomic region encodes these proteins:
- the LOC116025388 gene encoding uncharacterized protein LOC116025388: MAAANSDQPRMLKQLVCFHRPRNWSFSVAWGYSADIYEEIFPRSYLNNPIETFQTWGPTPWPPHWIFDVRKYTTTDTCLVLHAFFLESVEEEEDGIVTTYRRAWRRGLPACFAGDGDQSADRISKIVVYSPMTKPAKIGRSECCDVTIDSVESESAVIKTRRCMADDIIA; encoded by the exons ATGGCCGCTGCGAACTCCGACCAACCTCGGATGTTGAAACAGCTGGTCTGCTTCCACCGCCCCAGAAACTGGTCGTTCTCCGTCGCCTGGGGATATTCCGCCGACATTTACGAGGAGATCTTTCCTCGGAGCTATCTGAATAACCCCATCGAAACTTTTCAGACATGGGGGCCCACTCCCTGGCCGCCCCACTGGATTTTCGATGTCCGCAAATATACGACGACGGACACGTGTCTTGTCCTGCACGCTTTCTTTCTTGAGTCGGTGGAAGAGGAGGAGGATGGGATTGTTACGACGTATCGGCGCGCGTGGCGGCGAGGGTTGCCGGCTTGTTTTGCCGGCGACGGAGATCAGTCGGCTGACCGGATTTCCAAGATTGTAGTGTACTCGCCCATGACAAAGCCCGCAAAG ATTGGTAGAAGTGAATGCTGTGATGTAACGATTGATAGTGTTGAGTCCGAAAGCGCCGTCATCAAAACTAGAAGATGCATGGCAGATGACATCATTGCTTGA
- the LOC116024539 gene encoding uncharacterized protein LOC116024539 — MSLHHFDMADPIFPFTDRAESARRLMEPANFDQTRILQQAICYDRRLRWSFSVSWGYSAQIYERIMPRSQLQNPIETFVKWRETNTPPFWMFDVRRRSGDPCEAPHFFFFKKVEKLAPPREEIVTTYHRSWDRGMGPCSAEGNRSADQINRIQVFSPAERRLRNDRSECCSIVRVSKTRATIKLRSCEVNEVIA, encoded by the exons ATGTCGCTCCACCACTTCGACATGGCGGATCCGATTTTCCCGTTCACGGACCGGGCCGAGTCGGCGCGGCGGTTAATGGAACCAGCAAATTTCGACCAGACGAGAATTCTTCAGCAGGCGATATGCTACGATCGGCGATTGCGGTGGTCGTTCTCCGTCTCCTGGGGATATTCCGCTCAGATCTACGAGCGGATAATGCCGCGGAGCCAATTGCAGAATCCGATCGAGACGTTCGTGAAGTGGCGGGAGACCAATACGCCGCCGTTTTGGATGTTCGACGTGCGCCGCCGCTCCGGCGACCCCTGCGAGGCGCcgcatttctttttctttaagaaGGTGGAGAAGTTGGCGCCGCCAAGGGAGGAGATTGTGACGACGTATCACCGGTCGTGGGACCGGGGAATGGGGCCGTGTTCGGCTGAAGGGAACCGGTCGGCCGATCAGATTAATAGGATTCAGGTGTTCTCTCCGGCGGAAAGGCGGTTACGG AATGATAGAAGTGAATGCTGTAGCATCGTACGAGTGAGCAAAACCCGTGCGACGATAAAGTTAAGGAGTTGCGAGGTAAACGAGGTGATTGCTTGA
- the LOC116025387 gene encoding uncharacterized protein LOC116025387, which produces MTSSPASGNALVVGLSKALLVSGVVFFLGIVLIPNAGRNCPSPSSDLASVAKSSGATSAPTNMSHVIFGIVGSEGAWHHRRAYVESWWRPNVTRGYLLLDKEPTGDLLPWSPQSPPYKISYNITEVVQMTKHVDARVARMVHGISEIVGNAGEGVRWVVMGDDDSIFMVENILELIARYDHTKFFYIGGHSEFVLSNFWFSFNQAFGGAGIVLSYPLAKALSDGIMGCLKRYSRFTSADKTTMSCVADLGVNISPHGGFHQVNFPYFSFL; this is translated from the coding sequence ATGACGTCATCTCCGGCGAGTGGGAACGCTCTGGTTGTTGGGCTTAGCAAGGCTTTGCTGGTTTCCGGCGTGGTGTTTTTCTTGGGGATTGTTTTGATCCCCAACGCCGGCCGTAATTGCCCGTCTCCGTCTTCCGATTTGGCCAGCGTGGCGAAATCCAGCGGCGCCACGTCGGCGCCGACCAACATGAGCCACGTGATATTCGGGATTGTGGGGTCGGAAGGCGCGTGGCACCACCGGAGAGCTTACGTGGAGTCATGGTGGCGGCCGAACGTCACGCGCGGGTACCTTTTGCTCGACAAGGAGCCGACGGGGGACCTGCTGCCGTGGTCCCCACAGTCGCCGCCGTACAAGATATCGTACAACATAACGGAAGTGGTACAAATGACGAAACACGTGGACGCTAGGGTGGCGCGTATGGTGCACGGGATCAGCGAGATCGTGGGGAATGCGGGGGAGGGAGTACGGTGGGTGGTTATGGGGGACGATGATTCTATTTTTATGGTGGAGAATATTCTTGAGCTCATAGCACGGTATGATCATACGAAATTCTTCTACATCGGCGGCCACTCGGAGTTCGTTTTGTCCAACTTTTGGTTCTCGTTCAACCAGGCGTTTGGCGGCGCCGGGATCGTGTTGAGTTATCCGCTGGCCAAAGCCTTGTCGGACGGCATCATGGGTTGCCTGAAAAGATACTCGCGGTTCACTAGCGCCGACAAGACTACAATGTCATGCGTTGCCGACCTCGGAGTCAACATTTCTCCTCATGGAGGTTTTCATCAGGTCAATTTTCcctatttttcatttctctag